One window of Catharus ustulatus isolate bCatUst1 chromosome 3, bCatUst1.pri.v2, whole genome shotgun sequence genomic DNA carries:
- the LBR gene encoding delta(14)-sterol reductase LBR, whose protein sequence is MPSRKFADGEVVMGRWPGSVLYYEVQVTSYDDVAHLYTVKYKDGTELALKESDIRSQSSFKHRKSQSSSSSPSRRSSRSRSRSPGRPAKGKRRSASQSREHKDDKKKAIQETTLALPKPSENNTKRYNGEPETTEKNDTSCIILEQKLKPDLEIKRVLEQYSLRPRKEEKKKEEIYSEKKTFLAIKPVEKIPAKTKDLEFGGRIGTFMLMLVLPATVLYLLLMCKQDDPSLLNFPPLPALESLWEWRVFGIFLLWFFLQAVFYLLPIGKVVEGLPLSNGRRLEYRINGFYAFILTAAAIGALLYFQFELHYLYDHFMQFAVSAAAFSLALSIYLYVRSLKAPEEELAPGGNSGYFIYDFFTGHELNPRIGSFDLKYFCELRPGLIGWVVINLAMLLAEMKIHNLSVPSLSMILVNSFQFLYVVDALWNEEAVLTTMDITHDGFGFMLAFGDLVWVPFVYSLQAFYLVGHPTTITWPVAAAITVLNCIGYYIFRSANSQKNNFRRNPADPKLANLKFIPTATGKGLLVTGWWGFVRHPNYLGDIIMALAWSLPCGFNHILPYFYVIYFICLLVHREARDEHHCKQKYGLAWERYCQRVPYRIFPYIY, encoded by the exons ATGCCAAGCCGGAAGTTTGCTGATGGCGAGGTGGTGATGGGCCGTTGGCCGGGAAGTGTCCTGTACTACGAGGTACAAGTGACCAGTTATGATGATGTTGCTCATCTTTATACTGTCAAGTACAAAGATGGGACTGAACTTGCACTGAAAGAAAGTGACATAAGG TCACAGTCATCATTCAAGCACAGGAAGAGCCAGTCTTCTTCAAGTTCTCCCtccagaagaagcagcagatcCCGCTCTCGGTCTCCTGGTCGGCCGGCAAAGGGCAAGCGTCGTTCTGCTTCCCAAAGCAGGGAACACAAAGATGACAAAAAGAAAGCCATTCAGGAGACCACCTTAGCTCTACCG AAACCAAGTGAGAATAACACCAAAAGGTACAATGGTGAACctgaaactacagaaaaaaatgacacaTCCTGCATCATCTTGGAG CAAAAGTTAAAACCAGACCTGGAAATCAAGCGTGTGCTTGAGCAGTACAGCTTGCGTccaaggaaagaagagaagaaaaaagaagagatctATTCAGAGAAGAAGACTTTTTTGGCTATAAAACCAGTTGAAAAAATACCAGCGAAAACGAAGGATCTAGAGTTTGGGGGAAGAATTG GGACCTTCATGCTGATGCTTGTCCTGCCTGCTACTGTATTGTACTTGCTGTTGATGTGCAAACAAGATGATCCAAGTCTTCTGaacttccctcctctgccagcactTGAGAGTCTTTGGGAATGGAGGGTGTTTGGCATCTTTCTTCTGTGGTTTTTCCTTCAAGCTGTGTTCTACTTGCTGCCAATTGGAAAG gTTGTAGAAGGCCTACCCCTTTCCAATGGAAGGAGACTAGAGTACCGGATAAACG ggttttatgcttttattttgacTGCTGCAGCTATTGGAGCTTTATTATACTTTCAGTTTGAGCTCCATTATTTGTACGATCACTTCATGCAGTTTGCAGTGtctgctgcagctttttctttggCGCTGAGCATTTATCTGTACGTTCGATCCCTGAAAGCACCCGAGGAAGAACTAGCACCAGGTGGAAATTCTG GgtattttatttatgatttttttactgGACATGAATTAAACCCTCGTATTGGCAGTTTTGACCTCAAGTACTTCTGTGAGTTGCGTCCAGGATTAATTGGCTGG GTTGTTATAAACTTGGCAATGCTCTTGGCTGAGATGAAGATCCACAACCTCAgtgtgccatccctgtccatgATTCTTGTGAACAGCTTCCAGTTTCTCTATGTGGTGGATGCTCTTTGGAATGAG GAAGCTGTTCTGACTACAATGGACATTACCCATGATGGATTTGGATTCATGCTGGCATTTGGAGATTTGGTGTGGGTTCCATTTGTCTACAGCCTACAGGCTTTCTACTTAGTGGGTCATCCCACCACGATTACTTGGCCTGTTGCTGCTGCAATTACTGTCCTGAACT GTATTGGGTATTACATATTCCGTAGTGCAAATTCTCAGAAAAACAATTTCCGACGGAATCCAGCAGATCCCAAGTTGGCCA ATCTGAAATTTATACCCACTGCAACTGGAAAAGGGCTTCTGGTCACGGGTTGGTGGGGTTTTGTTCGTCACCCGAATTACCTCGGTGACATCATCATGGCTCTGGCATGGTCCCTACCCTGTG GTTTCAATCACATTTTACCCTATTTCTACGTGATCTATTTCATCTGCTTGCTTGTGCATCGAGAGGCTCGTGATGAGCACCACTGTAAGCAGAAGTATGGCCTGGCCTGGGAGCGGTATTGCCAGCGCGTGCCGTACCGCATCTTCCCCTACATCTACTAG